A stretch of Mytilus edulis chromosome 11, xbMytEdul2.2, whole genome shotgun sequence DNA encodes these proteins:
- the LOC139495062 gene encoding LOW QUALITY PROTEIN: uncharacterized protein (The sequence of the model RefSeq protein was modified relative to this genomic sequence to represent the inferred CDS: substituted 2 bases at 2 genomic stop codons): protein MPVAKGKLGNRVVTVLRDTGCNGVVIKKSLVSIDCFLDDDQTCVLADGSSVKVPIAIITIDSPYYQGEVKAWCMEQPLYVIIGNIDGAREPYDPDISPTVSVVTRQQAKKRDNPYPKLKVPGSIKDVSLEDIEHEQQSDASLSKLRQYVAEGRNFEKTNCTKVNYILKKKLMYREFMSPKVENGKLFRQLVVPEVXXSDVMKLAHESLMAGHLATRRTVYHVLSEFYWPGVESDVMRYCQSCDICQRTVPKGKQVRAPLGKTPIIDVPFRRVAVDIVGPLVPVTDKGNRYILTLVDYATRYPEGVALPSIETERVAEALVDIFCRVGFPREMLTDMGAQFTSNLMSEVSRLISPRQLTTTPYHPMCNGLVERFNGTMKLMLKRLCAERPRDWDKYLGPALFAYREVPQESVLFSPFELVYGWPVRGPMTILKELWTREITDPEVRSTYEYVINLRERLESTCELVKQNLEKASRKQSRIYNRKSRSRKMKVGQKVLVLLPTKANELLMHWKGPFSIVEKISDLDYRIDMRGKLKMFHVNMLKLYVEREQTNVCVSAPDHKVGFVATVSVIDLENEDTDDVDNYESELIETPVAVGKETLRDVHINEALKANETVKAECLLDKFSHVLTDIPGRTNVLQHDIKLTSDDPVRFKPYPIPYAMLDTVNKEVDKMIEMDIIERSDSPYSSPFLIVKKKDQSNRFCIDFRGLNSITIYDAETMGNIEEMFSKLSGYQCISKIDLTKGYWQISHVDATKPKTAFQTPRGLFQFKVLPFGLVNSGATFVRSMRKVLERLENVDNFVDDIIVYTRSFNHHMEVLESVFERLASANLSARPSKCYIAYSSLEVLGHIVKTDRLSPNPDKIEVIKNAHRPTTKKQVRSFIGMAEFYRKFVPNFSDIASPLTDLTKKGQPNQVRWEAIHERAFSSLKNALLKAPVLKLPNFSQVFILQTDTSDNGIGAILLQDEDNIRLPVSYACKKLKASERNYSTIEKECLAIVWAISKFQRYLYGKQFILETDHQPLIYLQKSKIANARLMRWSLL, encoded by the coding sequence ATGCCTGTAGCTAAAGGTAAGTTAGGTAACCGTGTTGTGACAGTACTTCGCGATACAGGATGTAATGGAGTTGTTATAAAGAAAAGTCTTGTAAGTATAGATTGTTTTCTAGATGATGATCAGACATGTGTATTAGCTGATGGATCGAGTGTTAAAGTACCTATAGCTATAATTACTATAGACAGTCCTTATTATCAAGGTGAAGTAAAAGCATGGTGTATGGAACAACCCTTATATGTTATTATAGGAAACATAGATGGTGCTAGGGAGCCTTATGATCCCGATATATCTCCGACGGTAAGTGTAGTAACTCGACAGCAAGCGAAGAAGAGAGATAATCCATATCCGAAATTAAAAGTTCCAGGAAGTATTAAGGATGTTAGTCTAGAGGACATTGAGCATGAACAGCAGTCTGATGCAAGTTTGTCGAAGCTTAGACAGTATGTAGCTGAAGGCAGAAACTTTGAGAAGACCAATTGTACAAAGGTAAATTACATATTGAAGAAGAAACTTATGTATAGAGAATTTATGTCGCCAAAAGTAGAAAATGGTAAGTTATTCCGTCAGTTGGTCGTTCCTGAAGTTTAATGAAGCGATGTCATGAAATTAGCACACGAGTCATTGATGGCGGGACATTTGGCTACACGACGTACAGTTTATCATGTATTATCAGAGTTTTACTGGCCAGGAGTTGAATCCGATGTTATGCGGTATTGCCAGTCCTGTGATATTTGCCAACGCACTGTACCAAAAGGTAAGCAAGTTAGAGCTCCTTTGGGTAAAACCCCTATCATAGATGTACCTTTTCGCAGAGTAGCTGTAGATATAGTTGGACCTTTAGTACCAGTAACTGATAAAGGAAATCGTTATATACTAACACTTGTTGATTACGCTACAAGGTATCCAGAAGGAGTAGCGTTACCATCTATCGAGACAGAAAGGGTAGCAGAAGCATTGGTTGATATATTTTGTAGGGTAGGTTTTCCAAGAGAGATGTTGACAGATATGGGCGCACAATTTACTTCCAATTTAATGTCTGAGGTGAGTAGACTGATTTCTCCTCGGCAGCTTACTACCACACCGTATCATCCTATGTGTAACGGACTCGTTGAAAGGTTTAACGGTACGATGAAGCTGATGTTGAAACGACTATGTGCAGAGCGTCCGCGAGATTGGGATAAGTATTTAGGACCAGCATTATTTGCCTACAGAGAAGTACCTCAGGAGAGTGTTTTATTTTCCCCATTTGAATTGGTATATGGTTGGCCAGTCAGAGGTCCAATGACAATTCTTAAAGAATTGTGGACTAGAGAAATTACTGATCCTGAAGTGAGGTCCACATACGAGTATGTTATCAATTTACGAGAAAGATTGGAATCGACTTGTGAATTGGTTAAACAAAACTTGGAGAAAGCGTCACGTAAACAGTCACGTATATATAACAGAAAGTCACGTTCAAGGAAGATGAAGGTAGGTCAAAAGGTATTGGTGCTACTACCTACTAAAGCAAATGAGTTGCTGATGCATTGGAAAGGACCATTCTCTATAGTAGAAAAGATAAGTGATCTTGATTACAGAATTGATATGAGAGGTAAACTTAAAATGTTTCATGTCAACATGTTGAAACTGTATGTTGAACGTGAGCAAACTAACGTGTGCGTTAGTGCACCAGATCACAAGGTAGGTTTTGTTGCTACAGTATCAGTTATAGATCTCGAAAATGAAGATACAGACGATGTAGACAATTACGAAAGTGAGTTAATCGAAACGCCCGTTGCAGTTGGTAAGGAGACATTACGAGATGTTCATATCAACGAAGCTTTAAAAGCAAATGAAACAGTTAAGGCAGAGTGTTTACTAGATAAGTTCTCACACGTGTTAACAGATATTCCAGGTAGGACAAATGTACTACAGCACGATATCAAGTTGACCTCTGATGATCCTGTTCGATTTAAACCTTATCCCATACCATATGCTATGCTAGACACGGTAAATAAGGAAGTCGATAAGATGATAGAAATGGATATCATTGAGCGATCTGATAGTCCTTATTCAAGTCCATTTTTGATTGTGAAGAAGAAAGATCAGAGTAATCGGTTTTGTATAGATTTTAGAGGTTTAAATAGTATTACAATTTACGACGCAGAAACGATGGGTAATATAGAAGAGATGTTTTCAAAGTTGTCTGGTTATCAGTGTATATCTAAAATTGATTTAACTAAGGGATATTGGCAAATTAGTCATGTGGATGCTACAAAACCCAAAACAGCATTTCAAACACCTAGAGGATTGTTCCAATTCAAGGTTCTGCCATTTGGCTTGGTCAATAGTGGTGCTACTTTTGTACGTTCTATGAGAAAAGTTTTAGAAAGGTTGGAAAACGTTGATAACTTTGTTGACGATATTATAGTGTACACACGTTCTTTTAATCACCATATGGAGGTTTTGGAGAGTGTATTTGAGAGGTTGGCATCCGCTAATTTGTCAGCAAGGCCCTCAAAGTGTTATATAGCATATAGCAGTCTTGAAGTTTTAGGTCACATTGTTAAAACAGATCGTCTTTCACCAAATCCAGATAAAATAGAGGTAATCAAAAATGCTCATAGGCCTACAACCAAGAAGCAAGTCAGAAGTTTCATTGGCATGGCTGAATTTTACAGAAAGTTTGTTCCCAATTTCTCAGATATAGCTAGTCCGCTTACTGATCTGACGAAAAAGGGACAACCAAATCAGGTACGTTGGGAAGCTATTCATGAAAGAGCATTTTCCAGTTTGAAGAATGCATTATTAAAAGCTCCTGTTTTAAAGTTGCCGAACTTTTCTCAGGTATTTATCCTTCAAACTGATACTTCTGATAATGGAATAGGCGCTATACTGCTACAGGATGAAGATAATATTAGATTACCTGTATCGTATGCTTGTAAAAAACTGAAAGCTAGTGAACGAAATTACTCCACTATCGAGAAAGAATGCCTAGCCATTGTATGGGCAATCAGCAAATTTCAAAGGTATTTATATGGTAAACAGTTTATATTAGAGACCGACCATCAACCTTTGATATATTTGCAAAAGTCTAAAATTGCAAATGCACGATTGATGAGATGGTCACTCTTGTAA